From Portunus trituberculatus isolate SZX2019 chromosome 37, ASM1759143v1, whole genome shotgun sequence, one genomic window encodes:
- the LOC123514071 gene encoding facilitated trehalose transporter Tret1-like yields MMTQEPVDDGEVVVVVPRRTVHMDELFPGAKPLTDSSPSLHKREILAACVMGLSTFSGGTLEGFTSPALPTLLQKTSCPQNASDFDLNSTVEEPYCDSIGSGAVNGSITSDVGNLHLTEEEASWLGSLLLLGACLGATVSSWVISLGRRRGVLASALPRLVGWIMMAAASDVYMMYGGRFMTGVSVGIVTSAAPVYISEVAHSSIRGALSCVVQLGVNLGIFTVALLGTFVGWQGLAAFGALTVVVYFLATLFIPNSPVWLVSMERQDAARDVLTYLRGPQYCVEYDLQQMISTKVNQQTYSWKDILKQRSCLLPLGVVGLVTVVNRCSGYNAIITYCATFLHQAVPAVSEYWAANGVTLMQVFTSSGAVFSVDHLGRRKLLMASISVMGLGLATIAVCEGVTQGGAKGSWIAVLAAVVYVSAYSIGIGPVTWVLVGEMFPQAARDKASAIISVLNWFLAFIITKTYFNLESVTGIAGTCSLYASVCLVGLILVYFVVPETKGHSLGEIEAYFTYSRYSWGVAKNKHSVALNSILECETGGSDCYSTFQNE; encoded by the exons ATCCTGGCAGCATGTGTGATGGGCCTGAGTACTTTCTCTGGGGGTACATTGGAAGGCTTCACCTCCCCAGCCCTCCCAACTCTTCTTCAGAAAACCAGCTGCCCACAGAATGCCTCAGATTTTGACTTGAATAGTACAGTAGAGGAGCCATATTGTGACTCTATAGGGAGTGGTGCAGTGAATGGCAGCATTACTTCAGATGTGGGAAATCTTCATCTCACTGAGGAG GAAGCATCGTGGCTGGGGTCACTTCTCCTGCTGGGGGCATGTTTGGGGGCCACTGTATCGTCTTGGGTCATCAGTCTGGGGAGGAGGCGGGGAGTGCTTGCCTCGGCTCTCCCTCGTCTTGTTGGTTGGATCATGATGGCTGCAGCATCTGATGTGTACATGATGTATGGTGGCAG GTTCATGACAGGTGTGTCTGTTGGGATTGTGACCTCAGCAGCTCCAGTGTACATCAGTGAAGTGGCACATTCATCCATCAGAGGTGCACTGAGCTGTGTGGTGCAGTTAGGAGTCAATCTGGGGATCTTCACTGTGGCTTTGCTTG GGACATTTGTAGGATGGCAGGGTCTGGCAGCTTTTGGGGCATTAACTGTAGTGGTGTACTTTTTGGCCACACTCTTCATCCCTAACTCTCCTGTCTGGCTAGTCTCCATGGAACGCCAGGATGCTGCCAGGGATGTTCTCACTTACCTCCGAGGTCCACAATATTGTGTTGAATATGACCTTCAGCAAATGATCTCCACCAAGGTTAATCA acagacatacagcTGGAAGGACATACTAAAACAACGGTCCTGTCTCCTACCACTTGGAGTAGTAGGTCTGGTTACAGTTGTGAACCGCTGCTCTGGCTACAATGCCATCATCACCTACTGTGCTACCTTCCTTCACCAGGCAGTGCCTGCTGTTAGTGAATACTGGGCTGCAAATGGTGTCACTCTTATgcaggtgt tcacaagttcaggtg CAGTTTTCTCTGTAGATCATCTGGGACGCCGCAAATTACTCATGGCCTCCATTTCTGTCATGGGTCTTGGTCTGGCAACCATTGCAGTATGTGAAGGAGTCACCCAAGGTGGAGCAA AGGGCAGCTGGATAGCAGTGCTTGCTGCAGTAGTGTACGTGAGTGCATACTCCATTGGCATTGGTCCTGTGACTTGGGTTCTGGTTGGAGAAATGTTCCCCCAGGCAGCACGGGACAAAGCATCTGCCATTATTTCTGTTCTAAATTGGTTCTTGGCTTTCATCATCACCAAGACCTATTTTAATCTTGAAAGTGTCACAGGTATTGCAGGCACATGTAGCTTATATGCCAGTGTATGTCTCGTGGGTttgattttggtgtattttgtaGTGCCTGAAACCAAAGGACACAGCTTAGGAGAGATTGAAGCCTATTTCACTTATTCACGATACTCCTGGGGGGTGGCCAAGAACAAACACAGCGTGGCACTCAACAGTATTTTGGAATGTGAAACTGGGGGTTCAGATTGTTATAGTACTTTCCAAAAtgagtaa